In a single window of the Actinomycetes bacterium genome:
- a CDS encoding phosphoadenosine phosphosulfate reductase family protein: MNKRPHPAEGLMSCTHCDSETAELTYQHHCDGLVAELREHIDGRPLIVSISGGKDSTATWLFLRELGLDVHACIHMDTGWEHKATVEYLRTTVVPLVGELKVLRAEFDLPNDLERIAQGFEERLGFHSAMVRLLLKKGMFASRRRRFCTQQLKVFPSRDYFATLEDEPISVVGIRAAESASRAKYPEWEESDLECEIWRPLLRFSEKDVIDIHTAHGVRPNPLYLEKASRVGCWPCVFARKAELKWLSEFDPDRVAILRDLEEVVGDLAEARWAKKGERRDTWTRPTWFQNPTPARRDLGWECITCGETWGPQSSAGIGTHTCPDIVDDPLDPCGVTRSPVQKVTKHDGSCWPIDRVIQWSITAWGGRQFELFAAGENERGCLRWGLCDTGVEPLTNTETP, from the coding sequence GTGAACAAGAGACCTCACCCTGCGGAGGGATTGATGTCCTGCACCCACTGCGACAGCGAAACCGCCGAGCTCACCTACCAGCACCACTGCGATGGGCTCGTAGCTGAGCTTCGCGAGCACATCGACGGTCGACCCCTCATCGTCTCCATCTCTGGCGGCAAGGACTCCACGGCGACGTGGCTCTTCCTCCGAGAGCTGGGGCTCGACGTGCACGCCTGCATCCACATGGACACGGGGTGGGAGCACAAGGCCACCGTCGAGTACCTCCGCACCACCGTCGTCCCGCTGGTCGGCGAGCTCAAGGTGCTCCGCGCGGAGTTCGACCTACCCAACGACCTCGAGCGCATCGCCCAGGGCTTCGAGGAGCGCCTGGGGTTCCACTCCGCCATGGTCAGGCTCCTGCTCAAGAAGGGCATGTTCGCCTCGCGACGGCGACGCTTCTGCACGCAGCAGCTCAAGGTCTTCCCGAGCCGGGACTACTTCGCCACGCTCGAGGATGAACCCATCTCTGTCGTGGGCATCCGCGCCGCGGAGTCCGCCTCGAGAGCCAAGTACCCGGAGTGGGAAGAGTCCGACCTCGAGTGCGAGATCTGGCGACCGCTCCTACGGTTCAGCGAGAAGGACGTCATCGACATCCACACCGCCCACGGCGTGCGCCCCAACCCGCTCTACCTCGAGAAGGCCTCGAGGGTCGGCTGCTGGCCCTGCGTGTTCGCCCGGAAGGCGGAGCTCAAGTGGCTCTCCGAGTTCGACCCCGACAGGGTCGCCATCCTGCGAGACCTCGAGGAGGTCGTCGGTGACCTCGCTGAGGCCAGATGGGCGAAGAAGGGAGAGAGGCGCGACACGTGGACTCGACCCACCTGGTTCCAGAACCCCACGCCAGCTCGCCGCGACCTCGGCTGGGAATGCATCACCTGCGGCGAGACCTGGGGACCGCAGAGCAGCGCCGGCATCGGCACGCACACCTGCCCTGACATCGTCGACGACCCCCTCGACCCGTGCGGTGTCACCCGCTCCCCCGTGCAGAAGGTGACGAAGCACGACGGTAGCTGCTGGCCCATCGACCGGGTCATCCAGTGGAGCATCACCGCCTGGGGAGGCCGGCAGTTCGAGCTCTTCGCCGCCGGCGAGAACGAACGCGGCTGCCTCCGATGGGGCCTCTGCGACACTGGCGTCGAACCTCTCACCAACACGGAGACGCCGTGA
- a CDS encoding phosphatase, translated as MYLDTIQGDLLELADNGEFDVIVHGCNCFCIFGAGIAKQIRERFPAAYDADLATEKGDAGKLGTCSYAVCPTSSGSVVVVNAYTQFGFAYGRTVVDYDAIESCFEWVAQQFAGERIGVPRIGAGLAGGDWPIIANIIQRELVGEDITLVELP; from the coding sequence ATCTACCTCGACACCATCCAAGGGGACCTGCTCGAGCTCGCCGACAACGGCGAGTTCGACGTGATCGTCCATGGCTGCAACTGCTTCTGCATCTTCGGCGCAGGCATCGCCAAGCAGATCCGCGAGCGCTTCCCTGCCGCCTACGACGCTGACCTCGCCACCGAGAAGGGCGACGCCGGCAAACTCGGCACCTGCAGTTACGCGGTCTGTCCGACCAGCTCCGGCTCCGTCGTCGTCGTCAACGCCTACACCCAGTTCGGATTCGCCTATGGGCGTACCGTCGTGGACTACGACGCCATCGAGTCCTGCTTCGAGTGGGTCGCTCAGCAGTTCGCGGGCGAGCGCATCGGCGTCCCCCGCATCGGCGCCGGCCTCGCTGGCGGCGACTGGCCCATCATCGCCAACATCATCCAGCGGGAGCTGGTCGGCGAGGACATCACCCTCGTTGAGCTGCCATGA
- a CDS encoding DUF927 domain-containing protein translates to MANDGGWQGDDVLVQEGAEALVGAELQHDGNKAVQVVVASLRALAARMEGMSNQERLVAWVAWLSEDSAVRAAPAAYGHAPDEVTAALEGVGVHHGLGGRTKNWLGGVKKASVNLRRRAIRVASEEEAIDLGVTLGLASIRGRRCPPPYTFQHDGMYRYVEKNGEPFALKISHQPIVPIRRYIDTDDSRIVYIELTWRFQQRWVSSIVLRDHAMNSRIVIDLARLGAPVSSGNARELVEWLAAAESFWDHVAPSGYIASRLGWAGRGCRVFVAGENVVQTGEHIVKLDGIDDGQRQLAGAVRSSGTWEAWNETVAKAATHPRALLAVYAALAAPLLRLLDIPPFGLDWAARSGTGKTTTAELAASVWGHPKEMRQSWGGRVAGIEASATMLCDLPLILDESTRISPSQREDVSSLLYAITNGVGISRGSVGNSRGIGLRPTARWRTVLISTGEAPITQFTNDEGVKVRVITVNGPPFPAGSKVLVDSLSAGLRENHGHAGPRLVRFLVDNPERHEGLRARHKELERQIVAKASNDMEARQATWLACLGLAQEILRDELGCQWATIEALGLALNISKGSHIDAATEALLFAYGWATQHQARFWGRTPAEKTSMNGGLLGAWREDDLGSTWKHLAFIPKVLEHELVRAGYSPTAVITVWHERGWLSGRGSRKKGLAMVGKSRMDCYRLTREAIDSALDISTVTPEG, encoded by the coding sequence ATGGCCAACGACGGTGGCTGGCAGGGGGACGATGTCCTCGTGCAGGAAGGAGCGGAAGCTCTTGTAGGTGCTGAGCTGCAGCACGACGGCAACAAGGCGGTCCAGGTGGTGGTGGCGAGCCTTCGCGCGCTTGCCGCACGCATGGAGGGCATGTCGAACCAGGAGCGGCTCGTCGCCTGGGTGGCGTGGCTCAGCGAGGACAGCGCAGTCCGGGCGGCGCCTGCCGCCTACGGGCACGCCCCCGACGAGGTCACCGCAGCCCTCGAGGGCGTCGGCGTTCACCACGGGCTCGGCGGACGGACGAAGAACTGGTTGGGCGGGGTGAAGAAGGCGTCGGTGAACCTCCGACGCCGTGCCATCAGGGTCGCCTCCGAGGAGGAGGCCATCGACCTGGGGGTCACCCTCGGGCTCGCGTCCATCCGCGGCCGGCGGTGCCCGCCTCCCTACACCTTCCAACACGACGGGATGTACCGCTACGTGGAGAAGAACGGCGAGCCCTTCGCGCTCAAGATCTCCCACCAGCCCATCGTCCCCATCCGCCGCTACATCGACACCGACGACTCGCGCATCGTCTACATCGAACTCACGTGGCGCTTCCAGCAGCGATGGGTGAGCAGCATCGTCCTGCGCGACCACGCCATGAACTCGCGCATCGTCATCGACCTCGCCCGGCTGGGTGCCCCGGTGAGCAGCGGGAACGCTCGCGAGCTCGTCGAGTGGCTCGCCGCGGCTGAGTCCTTCTGGGACCACGTCGCCCCAAGCGGGTACATCGCCTCCCGCCTCGGCTGGGCGGGGCGGGGCTGCAGGGTCTTCGTCGCCGGCGAGAACGTTGTTCAGACCGGCGAGCACATCGTGAAGTTGGACGGCATCGACGACGGGCAGCGCCAGCTCGCCGGCGCGGTCCGCTCGAGCGGGACCTGGGAGGCCTGGAACGAGACGGTCGCCAAGGCAGCCACCCACCCTCGAGCCCTGCTCGCGGTCTACGCCGCGCTCGCTGCCCCCCTGCTCCGTCTCCTCGACATCCCGCCCTTCGGCCTCGACTGGGCGGCGAGGAGCGGAACGGGGAAGACCACCACCGCTGAGCTCGCCGCGTCGGTCTGGGGACACCCCAAGGAGATGCGGCAGTCGTGGGGTGGGCGGGTAGCTGGCATCGAGGCCTCAGCTACGATGCTCTGCGACCTCCCGCTCATCCTCGACGAGAGCACCCGGATCTCCCCCTCCCAGCGCGAGGATGTCTCCTCCCTGCTCTACGCCATCACCAACGGCGTGGGCATCTCGCGCGGGTCGGTGGGGAACTCGAGGGGCATCGGGCTCCGCCCCACTGCCCGGTGGCGGACCGTCCTGATCTCCACGGGCGAGGCCCCCATCACGCAGTTCACCAACGACGAGGGCGTGAAGGTCCGGGTCATCACCGTGAACGGACCGCCCTTCCCTGCTGGGTCGAAGGTGCTGGTCGACAGCCTGAGCGCCGGCCTCCGCGAGAACCACGGTCACGCCGGTCCCCGGCTGGTGCGCTTCCTCGTCGACAACCCGGAGCGGCACGAGGGGCTCCGCGCGCGGCACAAGGAGTTGGAGCGCCAGATCGTGGCGAAGGCGTCGAACGACATGGAGGCCCGGCAGGCAACGTGGCTGGCCTGCCTCGGCCTCGCGCAGGAGATCCTGCGGGACGAGCTTGGCTGCCAGTGGGCGACCATCGAAGCGCTGGGGCTCGCGCTGAACATCTCCAAGGGCTCGCACATCGACGCCGCCACCGAAGCGCTGCTCTTCGCCTACGGCTGGGCGACGCAGCACCAGGCCCGGTTCTGGGGACGGACCCCCGCTGAGAAGACCTCGATGAACGGGGGGCTCCTCGGCGCATGGAGGGAGGACGACCTCGGCTCCACCTGGAAGCACCTCGCCTTCATCCCGAAGGTGCTCGAGCACGAGCTGGTGCGCGCCGGGTACTCGCCCACGGCGGTCATCACCGTCTGGCACGAGCGCGGGTGGCTGTCGGGACGGGGCTCGAGGAAGAAGGGCCTGGCCATGGTCGGGAAGAGCCGGATGGACTGCTACCGGCTCACCCGCGAGGCCATCGACAGCGCGCTGGACATCAGCACGGTGACTCCGGAGGGGTGA
- a CDS encoding 3'-5' exonuclease yields MSLAGLELAVIDFEATGLEDHDQIIEVAVIHVELGYKAFPRVAFYSRVKPSVPMSEGASKITGITDSHLAEAPTWDEVETGFWEAVGERNLVAYNAPFDHALLKRQSGDPDSVPDFADWVDPLVMVKVVGRYESHSLVSACQRRGITFPPHGAVGDAMGTALLLEPVMRETAKHLTEVPSPSQLWGSLEPYLKWQQEAAVKDEAQFCAYLLKKGAARRRARPDCPWHEASKLELPHWPEPEPVFGRCLRCGSQVLYDIGEGGALLLLEKTDDPAAGDQGLAPHTCGDEAL; encoded by the coding sequence ATGTCCCTTGCAGGGCTCGAGCTAGCCGTGATCGACTTCGAGGCGACCGGTCTCGAGGACCACGACCAGATCATCGAGGTGGCAGTCATCCACGTGGAGCTCGGCTACAAGGCCTTCCCGCGCGTGGCCTTCTACTCCCGCGTCAAGCCCAGCGTCCCGATGTCGGAGGGGGCGAGCAAGATCACCGGCATCACCGACTCACACCTCGCCGAGGCGCCAACCTGGGACGAGGTGGAGACGGGCTTCTGGGAGGCCGTCGGGGAGAGGAACCTCGTCGCCTACAACGCCCCCTTCGACCACGCCCTGCTCAAGAGGCAGTCGGGCGACCCCGACTCGGTGCCGGACTTCGCAGACTGGGTCGACCCGCTGGTGATGGTCAAGGTCGTCGGTCGCTACGAGAGCCACAGCCTGGTCTCCGCCTGCCAGCGGCGCGGCATCACCTTCCCGCCGCACGGTGCGGTCGGCGATGCGATGGGCACCGCCCTGCTCCTCGAGCCCGTGATGCGCGAGACCGCCAAGCACCTCACCGAAGTGCCGAGCCCAAGCCAGCTCTGGGGCTCGCTCGAGCCCTACCTCAAGTGGCAGCAGGAAGCCGCCGTGAAGGACGAGGCGCAGTTCTGCGCGTACCTGCTCAAGAAGGGCGCGGCCCGGCGCCGGGCTCGACCAGACTGCCCCTGGCACGAGGCGTCGAAGCTCGAGCTTCCGCACTGGCCCGAACCTGAGCCGGTGTTCGGACGTTGCCTGCGCTGCGGCTCGCAGGTGCTCTACGACATCGGCGAGGGCGGCGCGCTGCTGCTCCTCGAGAAGACCGACGACCCGGCGGCCGGCGATCAGGGCCTTGCACCGCACACCTGTGGGGACGAGGCCCTATGA
- a CDS encoding ATP-binding protein — protein sequence MAGLPAVAQRETAERARFAIRASGFDFPKQRIHVTVEPALPKASTGLDLAIALAILWASGQVEPADTTREWAWVGELSLTGQLRSVSGLLAFAEAAAADGRVLALPDACERLVAHWGKATVCGAISLGEAVDLFGGESIGGQKPLSRTLVADEPLFGPETLQPNDWAAIAQIKAAIDRGARGVLLTGAAASGKTRIASRVKALLGTLDEEQAREVAVIRDAAGLLVQTGVVSGELTVSRPFRAPHHTVSVAGLTGNASTLRPGEVTLAHHGVLFLDEAPEFSRSAIDVLGAALDNAEVNIIRANVPFVSLPAKPAFVIAAANCCPCGNAGSDRPCACSPESVERFNERLRWLRNRLRLHTEVEVGEPIEDPLPRTVVGAACAALAHAGVDVGPDDVHVWDTDCGEWTFALDPNPWSKAVGTVHDDLSVTLGGAS from the coding sequence GTGGCTGGCCTCCCCGCCGTCGCGCAGCGTGAGACCGCTGAGCGTGCCCGCTTCGCCATCCGCGCGAGCGGCTTCGACTTCCCGAAGCAGCGCATCCACGTGACCGTCGAGCCCGCCCTCCCCAAGGCGAGCACCGGGCTCGACCTCGCCATCGCCCTCGCCATCCTGTGGGCGAGCGGGCAGGTCGAGCCCGCCGACACCACCCGCGAGTGGGCGTGGGTTGGCGAGTTGAGCCTCACCGGGCAGCTCCGCTCGGTGTCCGGGCTGCTCGCCTTCGCCGAGGCGGCCGCGGCCGACGGGCGCGTCCTCGCCCTCCCCGATGCCTGCGAGCGCCTCGTCGCACACTGGGGGAAGGCTACCGTCTGCGGGGCCATCAGCCTCGGCGAGGCGGTGGACCTGTTCGGTGGCGAGAGCATCGGTGGCCAGAAGCCCCTGAGCCGCACCCTCGTGGCCGACGAGCCCCTCTTCGGCCCGGAGACCCTGCAGCCCAACGACTGGGCGGCCATCGCCCAGATCAAGGCGGCCATCGACCGCGGTGCGCGCGGCGTGCTGCTCACCGGTGCGGCGGCGTCGGGCAAGACCCGCATCGCCAGCCGCGTGAAGGCGCTCCTCGGCACCCTCGACGAAGAGCAGGCCCGCGAGGTCGCGGTCATCCGTGACGCCGCAGGGCTCCTCGTCCAGACCGGAGTGGTCAGCGGCGAGCTCACCGTCTCGCGCCCCTTCCGGGCGCCGCACCACACCGTGAGCGTCGCTGGTCTGACCGGCAACGCCTCCACCCTCCGTCCCGGCGAGGTCACCCTCGCGCACCACGGCGTGCTCTTCCTCGACGAGGCACCGGAGTTCTCCCGGTCGGCCATCGACGTGCTGGGCGCTGCCCTCGACAACGCGGAGGTCAACATCATCCGGGCGAACGTCCCCTTCGTCTCGCTGCCCGCGAAGCCCGCCTTCGTCATCGCTGCGGCGAACTGCTGCCCGTGCGGGAACGCCGGGTCGGACCGACCCTGCGCGTGCTCCCCTGAGTCCGTGGAGCGCTTCAACGAGCGCCTCCGGTGGCTCCGGAACCGCCTCCGGCTGCACACCGAGGTCGAGGTCGGCGAGCCGATCGAAGACCCGCTCCCGCGCACCGTGGTGGGTGCCGCGTGCGCCGCGCTCGCCCACGCTGGTGTCGACGTCGGCCCCGACGATGTGCACGTCTGGGACACGGACTGCGGCGAGTGGACCTTCGCCCTCGACCCCAACCCGTGGTCGAAGGCTGTCGGCACCGTCCACGACGACCTGAGCGTCACCCTGGGAGGTGCGTCCTGA